In Mycetocola zhujimingii, one DNA window encodes the following:
- a CDS encoding DUF2470 domain-containing protein, with the protein MAAHNFDSTVVDAVLRHMNSDHADDNLLIARAFVSPDASAARMVGLDGDGGTWLVWVGGEEREVQIPWSTPVTERAEIRREVVVLYEAACARLGVSARDH; encoded by the coding sequence ATGGCAGCTCACAATTTCGACTCGACCGTCGTCGACGCGGTCCTCCGGCATATGAACAGCGATCATGCCGACGACAACCTCCTCATCGCGAGGGCGTTCGTCAGCCCTGACGCTTCAGCGGCGAGAATGGTGGGCCTCGACGGAGACGGCGGAACCTGGCTCGTGTGGGTCGGCGGTGAGGAGCGGGAGGTTCAGATTCCGTGGTCGACTCCGGTCACGGAACGCGCCGAGATCCGCCGGGAGGTCGTCGTCCTGTACGAGGCAGCGTGCGCCAGACTCGGGGTCTCCGCGCGCGACCACTGA
- a CDS encoding alpha-amylase family protein has protein sequence MKKTDTADLWWKNAVVYCLDVETFLDWNNDGVGDFAGLAQRIDYLAELGVTCLWLMPFYPTPDRDDGYDITDFYGVDSRLGHHGDLVEVLRMAKDRGMRVIADLVVNHTSDQHPWFKASRSSVTSPYRDFYVWRKDLPTNQPETVFPGQESGVWELDEKTGEYYLHRFYRHQPDLNVENPAVREEIAKIMGFWLELGLSGFRVDAVPFFIEGDPGAVAGDEYGDPHDYLKSLRAFLGRRTGDGILLGEVNLPREEQLTYFGGEAFDELTMQFDFVAMQKFYLSLAREDAAPLAEALASRPRLGQPAQWANFLRNHDELTLDQLSDAERDEVFTAFAPDEDMRVFGRGIIRRLPTMLSGDPRRIRMAYSLLFSMPGTPVLFYGEEIGMGENRDISGREAVRSPMQWTPEPNGGFSNAKPRRLTAPVVDDGYAPRFVNVAEQRHEPGSLLSFIRTLIRTYRNSSEIGWGDFEVLDQPNRAVLAHVVSASEGRMVALHNFGPDPVSLELTIPDTAAGTRLVDLLTTGEVTLSDDGAGRFELGGYGYRWLRVIEPGSRRLY, from the coding sequence ATGAAGAAGACCGACACCGCCGATCTCTGGTGGAAGAACGCCGTCGTCTACTGCCTGGATGTCGAGACGTTCCTTGACTGGAACAACGACGGCGTCGGAGACTTCGCCGGGCTTGCTCAGCGCATCGACTACCTGGCCGAGTTGGGCGTGACGTGTTTGTGGCTGATGCCCTTCTATCCAACGCCCGACCGCGATGACGGTTACGACATCACCGATTTTTACGGGGTCGACTCGAGGCTTGGCCATCACGGCGACCTCGTCGAGGTTCTACGCATGGCGAAGGACAGGGGGATGAGGGTGATCGCCGATCTCGTCGTCAATCACACGTCCGACCAGCATCCGTGGTTCAAGGCGTCCCGTTCGAGCGTCACCTCGCCGTACCGCGACTTCTATGTCTGGCGGAAGGACCTTCCCACGAACCAGCCGGAGACCGTGTTTCCCGGTCAGGAATCCGGAGTGTGGGAGCTGGACGAGAAGACGGGCGAGTACTACCTGCACAGGTTTTACCGTCACCAGCCCGACCTCAATGTCGAGAATCCCGCGGTGCGCGAAGAGATCGCGAAGATCATGGGGTTCTGGCTCGAGCTTGGACTCAGCGGGTTCCGCGTCGACGCCGTTCCTTTCTTCATCGAGGGTGATCCCGGCGCTGTTGCAGGAGATGAGTACGGAGACCCGCACGACTACCTCAAGTCGCTCAGGGCGTTCCTCGGCAGGCGGACGGGAGACGGCATCCTCCTCGGTGAGGTGAACCTCCCGCGTGAGGAGCAGCTCACGTATTTCGGAGGCGAAGCATTCGACGAACTCACCATGCAGTTCGATTTCGTCGCCATGCAGAAGTTCTATCTCTCGCTCGCGCGGGAAGACGCGGCACCGCTCGCCGAAGCGCTGGCGAGCCGCCCGCGGCTCGGGCAACCCGCGCAGTGGGCGAACTTCCTGCGGAACCACGACGAACTGACCCTCGACCAGCTCAGCGACGCCGAGCGTGACGAGGTCTTCACCGCGTTCGCCCCTGACGAGGACATGCGCGTGTTCGGTCGGGGCATCATCCGTCGGCTGCCGACGATGCTCAGCGGTGACCCGCGACGCATTCGGATGGCGTACAGCCTCCTCTTTTCGATGCCAGGCACGCCCGTGCTGTTTTACGGTGAAGAGATCGGTATGGGCGAGAACCGCGACATCAGTGGTCGTGAGGCGGTTCGCTCGCCGATGCAGTGGACGCCCGAGCCGAACGGTGGTTTCTCGAACGCGAAGCCGCGGCGGCTGACAGCGCCAGTGGTCGACGACGGCTATGCGCCGCGGTTCGTCAACGTAGCTGAGCAACGCCACGAGCCGGGTTCTTTGCTGAGTTTCATCAGGACGCTCATCAGGACCTACCGCAACTCCTCAGAGATCGGCTGGGGTGACTTTGAGGTGCTCGATCAGCCGAACAGGGCGGTACTGGCGCATGTCGTGAGCGCGTCGGAGGGCCGCATGGTCGCACTGCACAACTTCGGCCCGGATCCGGTGAGCCTCGAGCTCACCATTCCCGATACGGCGGCAGGTACCCGGCTTGTCGACCTGCTCACCACCGGTGAGGTCACGCTCTCCGATGACGGTGCCGGCCGGTTCGAACTGGGAGGCTACGGCTACCGGTGGCTTCGGGTGATCGAGCCCGGGAGCAGGCGCCTGTACTGA
- a CDS encoding DinB family protein produces MAIVPDTKNWTWVLERPCPECGLDTSSVRLADVPGILRENTAAWPAVLRDDLVRVRPDDSTWSPLEYAAHVRDVFRIFASRLAAMLSDDNPLFENWDQDATAVAERYAELDPAFVSAELVSAGNQLADAFEAVPRDAASRTGRRSDGAVFSVETLGRYLVHDPIHHLWDVTARRAV; encoded by the coding sequence ATGGCTATCGTTCCTGACACCAAGAACTGGACCTGGGTGCTCGAGCGCCCGTGCCCCGAGTGCGGTCTCGATACGAGCTCAGTACGGCTCGCCGATGTGCCGGGCATTCTTCGCGAGAACACAGCGGCATGGCCCGCGGTGCTGCGCGATGACCTGGTGCGGGTTCGTCCCGATGACAGCACCTGGTCACCGCTCGAGTATGCGGCCCACGTCAGGGATGTGTTCCGGATCTTTGCCTCGCGCCTCGCGGCGATGCTTTCCGACGACAATCCGCTGTTCGAGAACTGGGACCAGGATGCCACAGCCGTCGCCGAACGATACGCGGAACTCGATCCCGCTTTCGTGTCCGCTGAGCTCGTCTCAGCGGGGAATCAGCTGGCCGACGCTTTCGAGGCAGTTCCGCGTGACGCGGCATCCCGAACCGGCCGTCGCAGCGACGGTGCTGTGTTCAGCGTCGAGACGCTCGGACGTTACCTCGTCCACGATCCAATCCACCATCTGTGGGACGTGACCGCGCGACGCGCTGTCTGA
- the hxlB gene encoding 6-phospho-3-hexuloisomerase, with product MTNSETATIPNTEVTASLATIMRELTATADAIAELGTDDLAAIAKALHGARRVFVLGAGRSGLALHMTAMRLMHLGLSVHVVGEVTAPAIGPGDVLVTASGSGTTPAIIRGADAAANAGASVVAITTAADSPLAALATVVMVVPAAGKLDRSGSVSGQYAGSLFEQTVMVVGDALFHTLWLRSGQSADDLWPRHANLE from the coding sequence ATGACGAATTCCGAGACGGCGACGATCCCGAACACCGAGGTGACGGCATCCCTCGCCACGATCATGCGGGAACTCACCGCAACGGCAGATGCGATTGCCGAACTCGGCACCGACGATCTCGCGGCTATTGCGAAGGCGCTACACGGCGCCCGTCGGGTTTTCGTACTGGGAGCGGGGCGATCGGGACTGGCGTTGCACATGACCGCGATGCGCCTGATGCACCTCGGCCTCAGCGTCCATGTCGTCGGCGAAGTAACAGCTCCGGCGATCGGCCCGGGCGATGTCCTCGTGACGGCGAGCGGTTCGGGAACAACGCCGGCGATAATTCGCGGGGCGGATGCTGCCGCGAACGCCGGTGCATCCGTGGTCGCCATCACCACGGCCGCTGATTCTCCGCTGGCTGCTCTCGCCACGGTGGTCATGGTTGTGCCGGCGGCGGGCAAGCTCGACCGTTCCGGTTCAGTCTCGGGCCAGTACGCCGGAAGCCTGTTCGAGCAGACCGTCATGGTTGTGGGAGACGCCCTGTTTCACACCCTCTGGCTTCGCTCCGGTCAGAGCGCAGACGATCTCTGGCCACGCCACGCAAATCTTGAATGA
- a CDS encoding endonuclease/exonuclease/phosphatase family protein produces the protein MSDLSAADPALIGPIGPARLHVMCWNIRRPFPHMARRHPDRWEDRKWLAVRLLASEQPSVIGMQEVMPDQLHFLRAAFGPFWQWVGYGRNADHGGEHIPIFFDSERLRLQSWKQLALSDTPEVPGSRSWGNLIPRIAVVADFVDLATGLPIRMINTHFDHYSRKSRERSARMVSELASQAPAAAIVMGDMNTTPRSLPYRYMTREGALQDSWVIAEHRLTEGWATYSGYRPPRRGGKRIDWILVNDAVAVESVAINAVRYAGAAASDHEPVQAVLRMRRRSESAPRDTVSSSTG, from the coding sequence GTGAGCGACCTGTCAGCGGCCGACCCCGCCCTGATCGGTCCGATCGGCCCGGCTCGGTTGCACGTCATGTGCTGGAACATCCGCAGGCCGTTTCCGCATATGGCGCGACGGCATCCTGACCGGTGGGAGGACCGGAAATGGCTCGCTGTCCGCCTGCTTGCCAGCGAGCAACCCTCGGTAATTGGGATGCAGGAGGTCATGCCGGACCAGTTGCACTTTCTGCGCGCAGCCTTTGGGCCGTTCTGGCAGTGGGTCGGGTACGGCAGGAACGCAGACCACGGCGGCGAACACATTCCCATTTTCTTTGACTCCGAGCGGCTGCGACTGCAGTCGTGGAAGCAGCTCGCCCTCTCGGACACCCCGGAGGTACCTGGCTCACGATCGTGGGGAAACCTGATCCCGCGCATTGCTGTTGTCGCAGATTTCGTCGACCTTGCCACCGGGCTGCCGATACGGATGATCAATACGCACTTCGATCACTACTCGCGCAAATCCCGTGAACGGTCGGCGCGCATGGTGAGCGAGCTGGCTTCACAAGCGCCCGCTGCCGCGATTGTCATGGGCGACATGAACACGACACCGCGGTCGCTGCCGTATCGCTACATGACGCGAGAGGGCGCACTCCAGGACAGCTGGGTTATCGCGGAGCACCGCCTCACGGAGGGATGGGCGACATATTCCGGATACCGCCCGCCACGGCGGGGAGGTAAACGCATCGACTGGATCCTCGTGAACGACGCTGTCGCGGTGGAGTCGGTTGCAATCAACGCGGTCCGTTATGCCGGCGCCGCGGCATCCGACCACGAACCTGTGCAGGCAGTCCTGCGGATGAGGAGAAGAAGCGAGAGTGCCCCACGCGACACTGTTTCATCATCGACTGGTTGA
- a CDS encoding SDR family oxidoreductase: MTARTVVITGASDGIGAEAARRLHEAGDTVIVVGRSPEKTKAVANELKVASFTADFSQLDDVRKLAAALRDNYERIDVLANNAGGIFGPRQLTVDGNETTFQVNHLAPFLLTHLLMDRLIESRGRIINTSSIANTRFAKFDINDLNMDHGYSENRAYGNAKLANILFTTELHRRFSDSGISTAAFHPGVVATSFATGSTTAMRHIYRSVFRFLLISPEQGADTLVWLAQSIPGVDWVSGAYYAKRQIAKANPLAYDAALAAELWEKSERLVGISSGSAERP, encoded by the coding sequence ATGACCGCACGAACAGTCGTCATCACCGGAGCGAGCGATGGCATCGGCGCTGAGGCCGCCCGCCGGCTGCACGAGGCGGGCGACACCGTCATCGTCGTCGGCCGGTCGCCGGAGAAGACGAAGGCCGTTGCCAACGAGCTGAAAGTGGCATCCTTCACCGCAGATTTCTCGCAACTCGACGACGTCAGGAAGCTGGCCGCTGCCCTCCGCGACAACTACGAACGGATCGACGTTCTTGCCAACAACGCTGGCGGGATCTTCGGGCCGCGGCAACTGACCGTCGACGGAAACGAGACGACTTTCCAGGTCAACCACCTCGCACCCTTCCTCCTCACCCACCTGCTGATGGACCGCCTGATCGAGAGCAGGGGGCGCATCATCAACACCTCGAGCATCGCGAACACGCGATTTGCGAAGTTCGACATCAACGACCTCAACATGGACCACGGATACTCGGAGAACCGCGCGTATGGGAACGCGAAACTCGCAAACATCCTGTTCACCACCGAACTGCACAGGCGTTTCTCTGATTCGGGAATCTCGACAGCGGCCTTTCACCCCGGTGTCGTCGCAACGAGCTTCGCCACCGGATCGACGACCGCAATGCGCCACATTTACCGCAGCGTTTTCCGGTTCCTGCTGATTTCTCCCGAACAGGGAGCAGACACCCTGGTCTGGCTCGCGCAGTCGATCCCGGGTGTCGATTGGGTCTCCGGTGCGTACTACGCCAAGCGCCAGATCGCCAAGGCGAATCCGCTCGCATACGACGCGGCGCTTGCCGCCGAGCTGTGGGAGAAGAGCGAGAGGCTCGTCGGGATTTCCAGCGGGTCCGCCGAGCGACCCTGA
- the hxlA gene encoding 3-hexulose-6-phosphate synthase gives MKLQFAMDTLTTEAALELAAAAAPHVDILELGTPLIKSAGLPAITAVKAAHPDKVVFADLKTMDAGELEADIAFTAGADLVTVLGVAGDSTIAGAVKAAQKHGKGIVVDLIGVADKPARAREVIALGAEFVEMHAGLDEQAEEGFTFDTLLRDGEASGTPFSVAGGVNVTTIASVQASGAQVAVAGGAIYGAPDVGAAAAALRAAIV, from the coding sequence ATGAAGCTTCAGTTCGCTATGGACACCCTGACCACCGAGGCCGCCCTTGAACTCGCCGCAGCTGCCGCGCCGCACGTCGACATCCTCGAACTTGGTACTCCCCTCATCAAGAGCGCCGGTCTCCCCGCGATCACCGCGGTGAAGGCGGCGCACCCGGACAAGGTCGTTTTCGCGGACCTCAAGACGATGGATGCCGGTGAGCTCGAAGCTGACATCGCGTTCACGGCCGGAGCCGACCTCGTCACGGTGCTCGGTGTTGCCGGTGACAGCACGATCGCCGGAGCTGTGAAGGCCGCGCAGAAGCACGGCAAGGGCATCGTCGTCGACCTTATCGGTGTGGCGGACAAGCCTGCCCGTGCACGCGAGGTCATTGCACTCGGCGCCGAGTTCGTGGAGATGCACGCGGGACTCGACGAGCAGGCTGAAGAAGGCTTCACGTTCGACACGCTTCTGCGTGATGGAGAAGCGTCTGGGACACCGTTCTCCGTCGCGGGCGGGGTCAATGTCACGACGATTGCTTCGGTTCAGGCATCCGGTGCGCAGGTTGCCGTTGCTGGCGGAGCGATCTACGGAGCCCCCGACGTCGGAGCAGCTGCGGCCGCGCTGCGTGCAGCGATCGTCTAG
- a CDS encoding serine hydrolase domain-containing protein — translation MQTPIDLPEQIAGDLPPATVQQLDAALADSMALAAASGAVVGVWAPWSGRWTKAAGTVTPGGAPMTRDMHFRVGGNTKPMTCDVLFALVDAGRLSLDDDVADYLPGVVGADGRTLGQLCRSTSGFGDYPVQLKQMFASNPQRLWTPLELVSHGVSYPAVATPGTTYSPSEPNYVLLGLALEAATQSNMAALYNDYVFEPLGMAKTGYPGPHDLTLPEPFASGWEGRRQPDGSFVCDAPYDESKLSNSMVFAAGGVVSTVGDLKRYVQALAVGSLRGPDTKDAAWETMPMTGAPSWQSFGPGALQVGPMRGQSGYMPGHISAMLADPESGLTVVVMLNNSSAGEQFAQTLAMKLAAIASKAAPSGTGAQPEIGLPWSEEQMSAQLAASGVC, via the coding sequence ATGCAAACGCCGATCGACCTGCCGGAACAGATCGCGGGGGATCTTCCACCCGCGACGGTTCAGCAGCTCGACGCGGCGCTCGCCGATTCAATGGCGCTCGCTGCGGCATCCGGTGCTGTCGTCGGAGTGTGGGCACCGTGGTCGGGACGCTGGACCAAGGCGGCGGGAACGGTGACACCGGGCGGAGCGCCGATGACGCGGGACATGCACTTTCGCGTCGGCGGGAATACCAAGCCGATGACGTGCGATGTTCTGTTTGCCCTCGTCGATGCCGGGCGGTTGTCGCTCGACGACGACGTCGCGGATTATCTCCCCGGTGTCGTCGGGGCGGACGGCAGAACCCTCGGGCAACTCTGTCGGAGTACCTCCGGCTTCGGGGACTACCCGGTGCAGCTGAAGCAGATGTTCGCGAGCAACCCGCAGCGGCTCTGGACGCCTCTCGAGCTGGTGTCGCACGGTGTCTCCTACCCCGCCGTCGCCACACCGGGAACGACCTACTCACCGTCGGAACCGAACTACGTGCTTCTCGGACTCGCGCTCGAGGCGGCGACGCAGTCCAACATGGCCGCTCTCTACAACGATTACGTCTTTGAGCCGCTCGGTATGGCCAAGACCGGATACCCCGGCCCACACGACCTGACCCTCCCTGAACCGTTCGCGAGCGGTTGGGAAGGGCGCAGGCAACCGGATGGGTCCTTCGTGTGCGACGCGCCCTATGACGAGTCGAAGCTGTCGAACTCGATGGTCTTCGCCGCCGGCGGTGTCGTGTCGACAGTGGGTGACCTGAAACGGTACGTGCAGGCTCTCGCGGTCGGTTCGCTCCGCGGCCCGGACACGAAGGATGCAGCGTGGGAGACGATGCCGATGACGGGAGCCCCGTCCTGGCAGTCATTCGGCCCGGGTGCGCTGCAGGTTGGACCGATGCGGGGCCAGTCTGGTTACATGCCCGGTCATATTTCCGCGATGCTCGCCGATCCGGAATCGGGCTTGACCGTTGTCGTGATGCTCAACAACTCGAGCGCGGGCGAACAGTTCGCTCAAACGCTCGCGATGAAGCTCGCAGCGATTGCGTCGAAAGCCGCTCCGTCCGGCACAGGGGCTCAGCCCGAGATCGGGCTGCCCTGGTCGGAGGAGCAGATGTCGGCCCAACTTGCCGCGAGCGGCGTGTGCTGA
- a CDS encoding HNH endonuclease signature motif containing protein, producing MSDFPPASVPEGESALTGLLTHLGQVVSVLDLDHLDRLTGEQLLTQLGQVAGVVRAGEAVLAAFSAEVADRSDPARGNDGLAVKHNYQRPSHLIEVITGVSSAAASRLIRVGQRTCRRQTDAGFPLPPLFPVVGEAFRQGLIGVETAEVITRELSLAAPRAEVEHLTIAERTLVSEAVGAGWRDGLPMSADLVGIQARQWRDRLDEDGIEPNTDKAFQKRDFWIARAAKDGLVKFGGQVTVDVGAKLHALLDAVLNPKTADRYDPMVTDAGAGTADGTGGGAGGTGVGDTGAFGSAASPTVASTNPDTDNPAQGPGGNPGEESEEPIRARRTAGQQRADVFASMIDALARSADAPSVTGAAPTVVVTVNAEVIDSKSGTGQIVGVNAPVAASTITQILCDASIIPVFIDPDGTVVALGNDQRGFNRSQRMGMIARDGPTCGMPDCQIPATGCEAHHVVPHAEGGPTHIDNGVLFCWFHHRMVDTGVFTVTMVNGKPKVTIAEWIRRKPYFQ from the coding sequence GTGAGCGACTTTCCGCCGGCATCGGTGCCGGAGGGTGAGAGTGCGCTCACCGGGTTGCTCACGCACCTGGGCCAGGTGGTCAGTGTTCTCGATCTGGATCACCTCGATCGGTTGACCGGCGAACAACTGCTGACGCAGCTGGGCCAGGTCGCGGGGGTGGTGCGCGCCGGCGAAGCGGTCCTTGCGGCGTTCAGTGCCGAGGTTGCTGACCGGTCTGATCCTGCCCGCGGCAACGACGGGTTGGCCGTGAAGCACAACTACCAGCGCCCGTCACACCTGATCGAGGTGATCACCGGGGTGTCCTCCGCTGCCGCATCACGGTTGATCCGGGTAGGGCAGCGCACCTGCCGCCGCCAGACCGATGCCGGGTTCCCGCTTCCGCCGTTGTTCCCGGTGGTCGGGGAAGCATTCCGGCAGGGCCTGATCGGGGTAGAGACCGCCGAAGTCATCACCCGGGAACTGTCCCTCGCCGCACCACGCGCAGAAGTGGAGCACCTGACGATTGCGGAACGCACTTTGGTCAGTGAGGCGGTCGGTGCGGGCTGGCGCGACGGGTTGCCCATGTCGGCCGATTTGGTGGGTATTCAGGCTCGGCAGTGGCGGGACCGGTTGGACGAAGACGGGATTGAACCCAACACCGACAAAGCGTTCCAGAAACGCGATTTCTGGATCGCTCGTGCGGCGAAGGATGGGTTGGTGAAGTTCGGTGGCCAGGTCACCGTTGATGTGGGAGCGAAACTCCATGCCTTGTTGGATGCGGTGCTGAACCCCAAGACCGCGGACCGATACGACCCGATGGTCACTGATGCGGGCGCGGGCACTGCTGATGGAACGGGCGGCGGGGCTGGCGGAACCGGGGTTGGCGACACGGGTGCCTTCGGATCCGCCGCGTCGCCAACCGTGGCCAGCACCAACCCAGACACCGATAACCCGGCCCAAGGCCCCGGCGGGAACCCTGGCGAGGAGAGCGAGGAGCCAATCCGGGCCCGACGGACCGCTGGGCAGCAACGCGCTGACGTGTTCGCGTCGATGATCGACGCCCTCGCCCGCTCCGCCGACGCACCCAGTGTCACCGGGGCAGCGCCCACGGTCGTGGTCACCGTGAACGCGGAGGTCATCGACTCGAAGTCCGGTACCGGCCAGATCGTTGGAGTGAACGCTCCGGTCGCGGCATCAACGATCACCCAAATTCTCTGTGACGCGAGCATCATCCCGGTGTTCATCGACCCCGACGGCACCGTCGTCGCCCTCGGCAATGACCAGCGCGGGTTCAACCGGTCGCAGCGGATGGGGATGATCGCCCGTGACGGTCCGACCTGTGGGATGCCGGACTGTCAGATCCCGGCGACCGGCTGCGAAGCGCACCACGTCGTTCCCCACGCGGAGGGTGGGCCTACCCATATCGACAATGGTGTGTTGTTCTGCTGGTTCCACCACCGCATGGTCGACACCGGAGTGTTCACGGTCACGATGGTTAACGGTAAACCGAAGGTCACCATCGCCGAGTGGATCCGCCGCAAACCATACTTCCAGTGA
- a CDS encoding LuxR C-terminal-related transcriptional regulator gives MTIDSDQPTPVPRRLQLEHAQAVAEQADRHAVTLESILAVLRSARLDDRASRTTAIDLASSSLIELRSTTDQQRGTMLEPVDGAFARLRSDLRPLARFGGLDVQFVEPPTGGRALPGEVAHAARAIVRSAVLALVDQEDAKRVRIQWDCDGLNLLIDIRDDGEGRISAHDDSLRPIAERVSALDGGLDVSSTTGWGTTLAIRLPLDPPAETEPLEDSADFSPRERDVLRLVASGARNRAIAAQLGITDNTVKFHVSNLLRKAGVRTRGELTAIAAASTRPRQ, from the coding sequence GTGACAATCGACAGCGATCAGCCAACCCCTGTACCCCGAAGGCTCCAGCTCGAGCACGCGCAGGCTGTAGCCGAACAGGCCGACCGGCACGCCGTGACCCTTGAGTCGATCCTTGCGGTTCTCCGCTCAGCGCGCCTGGATGACCGCGCGAGCCGAACGACGGCGATCGACCTGGCATCCTCATCGCTGATCGAGTTGCGCAGCACCACCGACCAGCAGCGCGGCACCATGCTCGAACCCGTGGACGGCGCGTTCGCCCGGCTTCGATCCGACCTGCGCCCGCTTGCCCGGTTCGGCGGGCTCGACGTGCAGTTCGTCGAACCACCCACCGGGGGTCGTGCGCTGCCCGGAGAGGTTGCCCACGCGGCGCGGGCGATCGTACGAAGCGCGGTGCTTGCCCTCGTGGATCAGGAAGACGCCAAACGTGTGCGCATCCAATGGGATTGTGACGGCCTCAACCTGCTGATCGACATCCGGGATGACGGCGAGGGCAGGATCAGCGCCCACGACGACTCGCTGCGCCCCATCGCGGAACGGGTCTCCGCACTCGACGGCGGCCTCGACGTGTCATCGACAACGGGCTGGGGGACGACGCTCGCGATCCGACTCCCACTTGACCCGCCCGCCGAGACGGAACCGCTCGAGGATTCCGCCGACTTCAGCCCGCGCGAACGGGACGTGCTTCGACTGGTGGCATCGGGTGCGCGCAACCGTGCGATCGCTGCTCAGCTGGGCATCACCGACAACACAGTGAAGTTCCACGTATCGAACCTGCTCCGCAAAGCCGGGGTCCGCACGCGCGGTGAGTTGACGGCGATCGCCGCCGCGTCAACGCGGCCGCGTCAGTAG
- a CDS encoding universal stress protein, with the protein MSDSESTPSADPTATRTRPIVVGIDGSELSIKALRHARRLGEALDAPLEAVAVWQQAHSLYDFYQAESGWTPEKEVEKLIGDAVISAFGEDRPHGFTQTVLKGPPARTLIGHSADAEMLVLGSRGYGGFTGLLVGSVSTACVAHATCPVLIVHG; encoded by the coding sequence ATGAGCGACAGCGAATCAACACCATCGGCCGACCCCACTGCAACCCGAACCCGCCCGATAGTGGTGGGGATCGACGGCTCAGAGCTGTCGATCAAGGCCCTCCGTCATGCGCGGCGGCTCGGGGAGGCGCTCGATGCCCCACTCGAGGCTGTCGCCGTATGGCAGCAGGCCCACTCCCTCTACGATTTTTACCAGGCAGAGTCAGGCTGGACTCCGGAGAAAGAGGTGGAGAAACTTATCGGTGACGCGGTCATCTCCGCATTTGGAGAGGATCGCCCCCACGGGTTCACCCAAACGGTCCTCAAGGGCCCTCCCGCCCGCACGCTCATCGGCCACAGCGCCGACGCCGAAATGCTCGTCCTCGGTTCCCGCGGCTACGGTGGCTTCACCGGGCTGCTCGTCGGGTCAGTGAGCACGGCGTGCGTCGCACACGCGACGTGTCCCGTGCTCATCGTTCACGGCTAA
- a CDS encoding TIGR03885 family FMN-dependent LLM class oxidoreductase, giving the protein MTRKAEHAVILGFHASHEQIHPRRLLDSVIRAEEVGFDAAMCSDHFAPWGKDQGHSGFAWSWLGAALQATSFKLGVVNAPGQRYHPAIIAQAAATLEAMYPGRFWAALGSGENVNEHITGDGWPRKSLRNERLRESVDVMRQLLAGNEVSHDGLITVDRARLWTLPDSPPPLLGAATSPETAAFVAPWSDGLATVLQEPDALRRIIDAYRGAGGRGPVVLQVHLSYADTDDEALAIAHEQWKTNVFSAPVSWDLDTPEAFDEAARHVRPEDVRGSVLVSSDAAWHAARIAEFVDLGFDEIYLHHVGTEQDQFLDVFGDRVLGQFA; this is encoded by the coding sequence ATGACCCGAAAGGCGGAACACGCAGTGATCCTTGGTTTCCACGCATCCCACGAACAAATCCACCCCCGCCGTTTGCTCGACTCGGTGATCCGAGCGGAAGAGGTGGGGTTCGACGCCGCGATGTGTTCGGACCACTTCGCACCGTGGGGCAAGGACCAGGGGCATTCCGGTTTTGCGTGGTCCTGGCTCGGGGCCGCGCTGCAGGCCACCAGCTTCAAGCTCGGCGTCGTCAACGCTCCCGGTCAGCGATACCACCCGGCGATCATCGCCCAGGCCGCGGCGACCCTCGAGGCCATGTATCCCGGTCGGTTCTGGGCAGCGCTCGGCTCGGGCGAGAACGTCAACGAGCACATCACCGGAGATGGCTGGCCACGCAAGAGCCTCCGAAACGAACGTCTGCGCGAGAGCGTCGATGTCATGCGACAGTTGCTCGCCGGCAACGAGGTCAGTCACGACGGCTTGATCACCGTGGATCGCGCTCGCCTGTGGACGTTGCCCGACTCACCGCCACCGCTGCTCGGCGCGGCCACAAGCCCGGAAACCGCAGCTTTCGTCGCGCCATGGTCGGACGGCCTCGCCACGGTCCTGCAGGAGCCGGACGCCCTTCGCCGGATCATCGACGCGTACCGTGGCGCCGGCGGTCGTGGGCCCGTCGTGCTGCAGGTGCACCTGAGCTATGCGGACACCGATGACGAAGCGCTCGCCATCGCCCACGAGCAGTGGAAGACCAATGTCTTCTCCGCACCGGTCAGCTGGGACCTCGACACGCCCGAGGCCTTCGACGAGGCAGCTCGCCACGTCAGGCCCGAGGATGTGCGGGGGAGTGTTCTGGTCTCATCGGATGCCGCGTGGCACGCGGCGCGGATCGCCGAGTTCGTTGACCTCGGTTTCGACGAGATCTACCTGCACCACGTCGGAACCGAGCAGGACCAGTTCCTCGACGTCTTTGGTGACCGCGTGCTCGGGCAGTTCGCATGA